The Pseudomonas sp. S06B 330 genome contains the following window.
ACGGTAGGTGCGGTTGGTTTCGTGGCCGAGCATGCTCTTTACATTGGCGTTGCTGTTGGTGTTCTGGGTATCGCCGGTATAGAGGTTGCCCTGGCGGCTGAACCCGGCCTCGATATCCACCGTCTGCTCCGGGGTCAAACGCCAGCTGAGCAAACCGTTGAGGTCCTTGTTGCGCACGCCTTCGCGGCCAGCGGGCAGGGTTCCAGCCTGATTACCGGTGCGCTCCGATTCGTGGCCTTGGTTGATGTCCCAATCATCGGCGTCGGTCTTGGCCACATTGCCATAGACCCGGTAACTGAGGTTCTCGGTCAGCGGGCCATTGAGGCCGAAGCTCATGCGCTTGGTCGCGCCTTCGTCCTTGTGCGTCGGGAAGGAGGTGTACACCGTGGCGTTGCCGTGGGTTTCGGTCCCGGCCTGCTTGGTGATGATGTTGATCACCCCGCCGGCCGCGCCGTTACCGTAACGGGCAGCAGCGGGGCCACGGATGACCTCGATTCGCTCGACCTGGTCGGCCGGCACCCAGTTGGTGTCGCCACGGCTGTCACGCTCGCCGCGCCAGCCGTAGCGCACGGAGTTGCGGCTGCCGACCGGCTTGCCGTCGACCAGAATCAGGGTGTTCTCCGGGCCCATGCCACGAATGTCGATCTGGCGGTTGTTGCCACGCTGGCCGCTGGTGGAGTTGCCGGTCAGGTTGACTCCCGGCATGGTGCGGATGATTTGCGACAGGTCGTTGGCGGGCGGGCGCTTCTGGATGTCTTCAGCCGTGATCACCGACACGCCTGGGGCCTGTTTGGTCTCTTCTTTGGCGGTGGCGACGATGGTCTGGGTCTGTAGTACCAACGCTGGCGGTTGGCCGTTCTCTGGGCTTTCGGTGGCGGCGTGTACGGCGCAGGACAGCAGGTAGCAGCTGGACAGCAGGAAGGGAACCAAAGGGCGCAGCGAACGGGACGACATCGTTGATCTCCGGGGACAGCTTGGAACGGGAAGATCACGAATGATAATGACTGTTATTTGATAGTAAAGCGCATTAACTTTCTAAACACTTCTCGCCTCCTGCCGCGGGTAACAACAGGTGTAGGCACAGCCCGGGCTGGCCATTGCTGGCCCATAAACGGCCCTGCTGCAGCTCGATAGCGCGGCGGGCAATGGCCAGGCCGAGGCCGAAGCCCTCGCTGCTGTGGTTGGCCAGGCGTTGGTAGGGCAGGAAGATCCGTTCCAGGTCCTGCTCGTCGACTCCGGGACCGTGATCCCTCAGGCACAGGTGCCAGCAGTCACCCTCGCGGCGTCCGCTCAAGCTTACCTGGCCGTCTACCGGCGAGTGGCGGATGGCGTTGCGCAACAGGTTTTCCAAGGCCTGAGCCAGGCTGTCGAGGTGTACCTGCACGTAACAGTCCAGGCCCAGGGAGCAGGGCAGGCGCGCGGGGTCCCAGGCGCTCTCGAAGCACGCGTCTTCGCGAAGCGCTTCCCATACCGAGAGCAGCAACACCGGTTCGGTAGGCAGTTGCGGGCGTTCGGTGTCCATCCACGCCAGGTCCAGGGTGTTTTCCAGCAGGCGCTGCATATCATCGATTTCGCGGTCCAGGCGCTGGCGCAGCTGTTCCGGCGCGAGGCCGCTGTCATGGGCAATGCGCAGGCGGGCCAATGGCGTACGCAGCTCGTGGGACAGGGTGCGCAACAACATCCGCTGCTGGCCCAGGCTCTGGCGCAGACGCTCGGCCATGTGCTCGAAGGCCTGCGCCAGCTCACCGAGTTCGTCACGTCGGTCGAGCAGTGGCATACCCGGCCCGTCGCTGTCCAGGTCGTCGGCGCGTAGGGCATCGGCGCGGTTACGCAGGCGGTTGAGCGGTACCACCAGGTGGCGATAGATCAGCAGGCCGAGGAGGGCGGCCAGCAGGGTTGGCAGCAAGCCGTGGCTGATCAGGTGGGTCCAGGGCGTGAGGCCACCGGGCAGCAAGTGCTCGGGCAACTGCAAGACCAAACGCCCCTGTTCCGGGTGCTGCGGAAACTCAATGCTGACATAGGGCAACTCATCCTGCAGGCGACGGCTCATTGGCCAGTCGAGCTTGCGCATAAAGGTCAGGTGGCCGGCTTCTTCGGCACTCAGCGGTGTGCTGCCCAGGCTTTGCAGGTGCGGGCCTATGATCGCCACCCAGGTGTCTTCTTTGGCCGCCAGTTCGGCGCGATAACGCTCTATTCCGGCTTCGCCTTCACGGCGCCAGATGTCCTGTGCCTGCTGCGCGTAACGCGCCAGATAGACACGGTCAGCGGGGTCGAGAAAATAGGTCTGGCGTTCCGCTGACAGGCCCCAGATCCAGATGATCCAGGTCAGCAACAGGCAGAAGCAGACTTGCAACAGGGCCAGCTTCCACAGCAGGGGGTGACGGCGCATCAGGTGTTTTCCGTTTCCATCAGCAGATAACCCTGGCTGCGCACTGCCTGGATCTGCACATGGTGCGCGCCGACCGCGCTTAGCTTGCGCCGCAGGTTGCAGACATGCACATCAAGCCCGCGATCGAGACGGGTGTAGATCCGGTGCAGCACGTGCTGATAGAGAAACACCTTACTCAATGCCTCACCCGGGTGCTCGTACAGGGTGACCAGCAAACGGTATTCGGAAGCAGTCAAGCCAGCGTAGCGGCCTTGATGGGTGATGTCCTGAGCGGGTTCGTCGAACCGCAGCGCGCCGTCCTGCCGGGTCGTCGGTGCACGTTGTACCATCGCCATGCGCCGCAGCAGCGCATCGACGCGGGCATCCAGTTCAGCCAGGCTGAACGGCTTGGGCAGGTAGTCGTCGGCGCCCCGGGTAAAACCGGTAATCCGGTGCTGCTCGGCACCCAGCGCCGACATCAGCATCACCGGTATGTTCTGGTTGCTGCGCAAGGATTCGAGCAGCGATAACCCGTCCAGACCGGGCAGCATGATATCCAGCAGTACCAGGTCGAAGCGCTTGGTCTGTACAGCAACCAGCCCAAGGGAGCCGTCTGCGCAGGCGGTGACGACAAAGTTGCGCTGGCGGAAGTGCGCGGTCAGATCGTTGCGCAGCCTAGCGTCGTCTTCTACCAAAAGCAGGTTAGGGGGCATGATTTCTTTGATTTAATGAGAATGGTTCACAGTCGCGAATATCTCATTTTTATCAAGGCTGTGCAATTGTACGAAGCGTCACAGGGGAGTGACGAGCAAGCCCCCGCAAACGGGCTGCCAACCTTTCTGGTCGGCGTTATGCTGAGCGCCTAACCCTTGGACATTCAACATGCGTACCTTGATGCTGTTACTCGCTGCCTGTGTTGTCGCAGGTTGTCAGGCGCCGTTGCCGGTGGCGAATCCACAGATGGCCTGGGTCGATTTCTCTACGCCATTCCCTAATGACCGATTGCTCTTGGCTGAGCGCCTGGATAAGCAGAGGCTGAGCGACGGGCGCTTTTTCCAAGTCACCCCTGGCAGCCATGAACTGATCGTTCGGTTTAACTTCGAAGTGGCCGGCGGCGCGGGCGTAGGTTTGATGGGCGGCCCGTCCGTACGCCTTTGTTACCTGACCCTCAATTACGCGCATTTCGAAGCGGGCAAACGTTATGTGCTTGAGGGGCGCTCGATGGCGTTCACGCCTGAAGGGCGGTTGTACAACGACAAGCGTGAGATTGTTGCAGAAGTCAGCGACTTTTATTGCCTGATGTGAGGTGAAGCAGCGCCCAGTCGATTGGTCTGAGAATGAAAATTGATCTGGCTCCAATACCGGTGTTTCAATGCGCGGCCCGCTTGACCCGGCACGCCGGCGTGGCCGTTTATAAAGGACTCGATAATGCTGTTCAAAGGGATACATCGGCTGTTGGTACTGCTGCAACTGGCCATTGGCGCCGTAGGCTTTTTTCTGCCAGCGCTCATCTTGGGCGAAAGTATTGATATCGGCCTGCAGCCGTTTTCAGCCATGTTCATGGCCTTCCTCCTCGGGGTGGTCAGCCTCTGCGTGCATGAAGGCGGGCATTATCTGGGCGCCAAATGGTGTGGCATGACGGTGCTGTCGGTGCGGGTGCTGGCCATGGAGATTCAACCGCTGCGACGTGGTTGGAAGGTGCGCTGGTCGCGCCGCGCCAAAGGCCAGCCACTGGGCGGCTATGTCATGGCAGCGCATCCGCCGCACCAGCCATTGCGTCGGACCATGCTGGTGTTCACGGTGATGGGGCCGTTGCTCAACCTGTTGCTCGCAGGCTTGTGCCTGGTTCTTTATCCGCTGCTTGGCGGCGCGTTCGCCGCGCTGGTGTTGGCGCTCGGGGTGTGCAATCTGAGCACAGGGTTGGCCAACCTGGTGCCCACGGTCGGGGCGGGGCGGGTCAGTGATGGTGCGGGATTTCTAGCCTGGCTGCACAAACCAGATGAACAGGGCCAGGCGCTGGCCCATGTGCGTCTGATCGCCCTGAGTGTTGCGGGTACGCAGGCTGAGGATTTGCCCGGTGCCGATCTTGACTACCTGGGTGCCGAGCCGCTGCCAGCGTCGTTGAGTGCGCTGGGTTATCGCGTGTATGCCCGGCAAAACCGGGCGGATTGGGCAGGTGCCGTGGCGCTTGGGGATGAGTTGGATGCCCTGTTGGCATCGCACCCCCTGGCGCTGAAGCACTGCATGCTACTGCTTGCCATTGTGCGTGCGGAGCTGACCTTCTCCCGGGCGATGCTTAAGGGCGATGCCGGCGAGCTGCAGGGCTATCTGTTCAACGCCGAAACCGACTGGTACTCGCCAAGCTTCCGGCCGCGCTGCCTGGCGCTGCGCGCTGCGTTTGCGGGCGATGCCAAGCAGATGATGCACTGTGTGGGACAGGCCGTGCGCCTGGCCCATAACAGCCAGGATCGTTCGCAAGGCTCGCGAGAAGAACGGCTGACCGGCTACATCCAGGTGTTGCTCACGGCACCTGCAAGCTCGGCAGCGCTGCCCGACCCTGTGCCGAGAACATCGGTTCCAGCTGTTTCCAACTGAAGGTCAGGTCAACGTCACAGCCATCGCCGGTGGGCTGATTGGCCAGGCGCATGCCTTGGGTGTCGAAACTCAGGTCGTAGTTCTCGTAGCTCGCCACGTCGGGGCAGTCGCTGTCCGCCGTGGCCTGGGTCTTGAGCCAGGTGGCGACATTTGTCGGCAGATTGACATACCCGGAGAAGGGGCTATACCACTCAAAACGCGTACCGAGCCAGGTCCAGGGATCGACGCTTTCACCGGTTTGCAGGTTCCAGGTGTGCAAGCCCCAACTGATGCCGTTGCGACCAAAGCCTGCGCTCCAGCGGTAAAACCTGACGGTGATCCACTGAGACGACCAGTACGTGGGGGCAACGCTGATCTCGCTGGTGTAGGCGGAGCCATTGCGGCCCAGGTATTCACGTCGCTCGCTGAAGAACGCGTTCTGGCCCTCGGGGCTGATGGCCAGACGTGCCAGGTGTTGATTGATCTTGTGAATAGCCGGCTCATCCCCCTCCAGCTTTAAGGTGACCTGGGCGCCTTGGGTCCTGACCTGATAGGCGCGCTCGCCGAAGGTGTTTTTCTCAACCTTGACGGGCAGGGGTGCCGCCTCCATTGGCGCGTTAAAGGCATCGCCGCCGCAGCCTTCGGCACTTGAGCGTGTCAGGGCCAAGGGCAACGGCGTGCCGCCTGCGGCCTTGCTCCAGGTTCCGGTCAACGTATCGCCTTGGCGGGCGTCCAGTTGCCAGAGCCCCGTGTTGCCGTCTTCAGCCCAGGGTTCACCGGCCTTTTCCTGACTTAGCTGAATCGGCGTGAGGAAGCGCTGGTAGTAGTAGCTGCCATTGCTGTCGGGGGCGGCGTTAAAGCAGGCGGTGATCGGGGACTTGCCGAGGGTACCTTGCCAAACACCGGCGAGGTCGTTGGGCGCAGCGTTGGCGTAGCCAGCAGCACTGGCGAGGGCCAGGACGGCCAGGGGCTTGAGCATGAGGATCGGACTTCCAGCTGTCAGACGGGCGGTCATCATAGCCGATGGGCAATGCTGGCGGTATTGACCGCACCGACTGGGAGCGCACAGCCAGTGTCAGGCGCCGTGCACTGTTGGTATTGCGTTCGGGCCGGATCCATCAGCAATTACGAAGCGTTGAAAGCGGCGCTGGCGCGCCGCTTTGTTTAACTGATTGCCGGGTCAGTGCACCTGCTCGAGGGTTGCTTTACGGCGTGCTGGGGCAGGCTCGGGGTGCTCGTCACTCTCCATGATCGGCACTTCGTTACCGTCGCAGTCGAACAACTTGCCATCGCGGAAGAAGTCACCCTCGTTGAGCCCGGCGATATCCCGGTAGCGCAGGGTGCGGTCACTGGCGGCGACGAAAACCGACTGTTGGTCGGAGTTGCCGGCCCGTAAATGGTTGAACAGCAGGTTGAGCAGGATGGCCATGATCGCTGCCGAGCTGATGCCGGAGTGGAAAATAGTTTCGAACCAGCTCGGGAAATGTTGGTAGAAGCCCGGCGCTGCAATGGGAATCATGCCGAAACCGATCGATGTGGCGACGATGATCAGGTTCATGTTGTTGCGATAATCCACTTGGGCCAGGGTGCGGATGCCGCTGGCCGCGACGGTGCCGAACAGTACCAGGCCTGCTCCTCCGAGGACGGCAGTGGGCACGGCAGCGACCACCCGTCCCATCACCGGCAGCAGCCCGAGCGTCACCAAAATCAGGCCTGCGGTGGCCACCACGTAGCGGCTCTTCACGCCGGTCACGGCGACCAGGCCAACGTTCTGCGCAAAGGCGCTCTGGGTAAAGGAACCAAACAATGGCGCCAGGGCGCTGGAGATCATGTCTGCGCGCAGGCCGTTACCAAGGCGCTTAGAGTCGACTTTGGTGCCGATGATCTCGCCAACGGCGAGAATGTCGGCGGAGGTCTCGACCATGGTCACCACAATCACGATCAGCATCGACAGAATGGCGGCGATCTGGAACTGCGGAGCGCCGTAATGCAGGACCTCGGGCAAGGCGACCAGCGGACCTTCAAGCGCTTGGGAGAAGTCGGTCATGCCAAAGGCCATCGCGCCCAGAGTGCCGATGACGATTGCTAGTAGGATCGATAGGCGCGAGAGACTGGCACTTCCCAGTTTGCTGAGCAGCAGCACGGTAACCAGGGTGAATGCCGCCAGGGATATGTTGGCCGTACTGCCAAAGTCGGCGGCCTGGCTGTTGCCGCCCATGGCCCAGCGCGCCGTGACGGGCATTAGGGTCAGGCCGATGGTGGTAATAACGATGCCCGTCACCAGCGGTGGAAAGAATTTGATGATGC
Protein-coding sequences here:
- a CDS encoding HAMP domain-containing sensor histidine kinase; the encoded protein is MRRHPLLWKLALLQVCFCLLLTWIIWIWGLSAERQTYFLDPADRVYLARYAQQAQDIWRREGEAGIERYRAELAAKEDTWVAIIGPHLQSLGSTPLSAEEAGHLTFMRKLDWPMSRRLQDELPYVSIEFPQHPEQGRLVLQLPEHLLPGGLTPWTHLISHGLLPTLLAALLGLLIYRHLVVPLNRLRNRADALRADDLDSDGPGMPLLDRRDELGELAQAFEHMAERLRQSLGQQRMLLRTLSHELRTPLARLRIAHDSGLAPEQLRQRLDREIDDMQRLLENTLDLAWMDTERPQLPTEPVLLLSVWEALREDACFESAWDPARLPCSLGLDCYVQVHLDSLAQALENLLRNAIRHSPVDGQVSLSGRREGDCWHLCLRDHGPGVDEQDLERIFLPYQRLANHSSEGFGLGLAIARRAIELQQGRLWASNGQPGLCLHLLLPAAGGEKCLES
- a CDS encoding PA0061/PA0062 family lipoprotein; this translates as MRTLMLLLAACVVAGCQAPLPVANPQMAWVDFSTPFPNDRLLLAERLDKQRLSDGRFFQVTPGSHELIVRFNFEVAGGAGVGLMGGPSVRLCYLTLNYAHFEAGKRYVLEGRSMAFTPEGRLYNDKREIVAEVSDFYCLM
- a CDS encoding response regulator transcription factor, which codes for MPPNLLLVEDDARLRNDLTAHFRQRNFVVTACADGSLGLVAVQTKRFDLVLLDIMLPGLDGLSLLESLRSNQNIPVMLMSALGAEQHRITGFTRGADDYLPKPFSLAELDARVDALLRRMAMVQRAPTTRQDGALRFDEPAQDITHQGRYAGLTASEYRLLVTLYEHPGEALSKVFLYQHVLHRIYTRLDRGLDVHVCNLRRKLSAVGAHHVQIQAVRSQGYLLMETENT
- a CDS encoding site-2 protease family protein, whose protein sequence is MLFKGIHRLLVLLQLAIGAVGFFLPALILGESIDIGLQPFSAMFMAFLLGVVSLCVHEGGHYLGAKWCGMTVLSVRVLAMEIQPLRRGWKVRWSRRAKGQPLGGYVMAAHPPHQPLRRTMLVFTVMGPLLNLLLAGLCLVLYPLLGGAFAALVLALGVCNLSTGLANLVPTVGAGRVSDGAGFLAWLHKPDEQGQALAHVRLIALSVAGTQAEDLPGADLDYLGAEPLPASLSALGYRVYARQNRADWAGAVALGDELDALLASHPLALKHCMLLLAIVRAELTFSRAMLKGDAGELQGYLFNAETDWYSPSFRPRCLALRAAFAGDAKQMMHCVGQAVRLAHNSQDRSQGSREERLTGYIQVLLTAPASSAALPDPVPRTSVPAVSN
- a CDS encoding nucleobase:cation symporter-2 family protein, translated to MTSPASSRPEDENLGIGANLAYGLQHVLTMYGGIIAVPLIIGQAAGLSSTEVGLLIAASLFAGGLATLLQTLGIPFFGCRLPLVQGVSFASVATMVAILGNDGSGGMPVVFGAVIVSSLVGLLITPLFSRIIKFFPPLVTGIVITTIGLTLMPVTARWAMGGNSQAADFGSTANISLAAFTLVTVLLLSKLGSASLSRLSILLAIVIGTLGAMAFGMTDFSQALEGPLVALPEVLHYGAPQFQIAAILSMLIVIVVTMVETSADILAVGEIIGTKVDSKRLGNGLRADMISSALAPLFGSFTQSAFAQNVGLVAVTGVKSRYVVATAGLILVTLGLLPVMGRVVAAVPTAVLGGAGLVLFGTVAASGIRTLAQVDYRNNMNLIIVATSIGFGMIPIAAPGFYQHFPSWFETIFHSGISSAAIMAILLNLLFNHLRAGNSDQQSVFVAASDRTLRYRDIAGLNEGDFFRDGKLFDCDGNEVPIMESDEHPEPAPARRKATLEQVH